A section of the Cololabis saira isolate AMF1-May2022 chromosome 16, fColSai1.1, whole genome shotgun sequence genome encodes:
- the LOC133461971 gene encoding cytochrome c oxidase assembly protein COX16 homolog, mitochondrial, with amino-acid sequence MFNLRSLQKNKTVRYGVPMLLLVVGGSFGLREFTQIRYDAQKIRKRLDPALEARVDTERQSVILEEEYEKMKQSNLDEWRNIRGPRPWEDSREYQEQQRRRDN; translated from the exons ATGTTCAACCTGAGGAgcctgcagaaaaataaaacggtTCGGTACGGAGTCCCGATGCTC CTGCTGGTGGTCGGTGGCTCCTTCGGCCTGCGGGAGTTCACACAAATCCGCTACGATGCCCAGAAGATCAGGAAAAGG CTGGACCCGGCGCTGGAGGCCAGAGTGGACACGGAGCGGCAGTCGGTCATCCTGGAGGAGGAGTATGAG AAGATGAAGCAGAGCAACCTGGACGAGTGGAGGAACATCCGCGGCCCGCGGCCCTGGGAGGACTCCAGGGAGTACCAGGAGCAGCAGCGCCGGAGGGATAACTGA